Proteins encoded within one genomic window of Bombus vancouverensis nearcticus chromosome 4, iyBomVanc1_principal, whole genome shotgun sequence:
- the LOC117156543 gene encoding uncharacterized protein LOC117156543: MYSSKMKSMVISFSFLFHLTLIDGGSTTTEVSCGNRLTAPRGVIQTPNFPRSFPVPIKCRWVIDVSDIPATNSSIVVYLTQVYVYKGLSFTEYAYYESESMNFGASLIKEITEGNVFEYKLFRTFRPFLVIEFELDRLEGNHVRVLNNLLDVYGFNVTYQMTEDVPNSDCCSVQHCSYSGNCLVSGDYTSFWCDCFEGFSGKNCNQGPLCFDDRKNPTCQNEGTCKQIGAEAMTCECANGYVGRNCEIHLLDTVDGECGLENCIIQCPYDKEEQQPCVCRNGTKIYNNRSRYECRIKLSNVTSLRSGLITQHGSVESYVGKQLAKYLRNSNISSMEDLQILSVTPTSEITFHFFGNSEDGDKIRESLNKLVQRRRLSEISLESTHFTFQQKPALKLQSLRLNQGNEHEIHPGDQFVLSCAAQGSYNINFTWYKDNMLVNMNKATREIWYRHLPNDGSDLHTSILTIEKATLLDAGQYTCQIVDWGVQQCKSIYVDVKDEPDVKVMPMSATIDKGTNIQLTCMTPNVPNIGIGFGWTKNKALLKLELGSEVWEDLFPTGSILKITNAQKSAIYTCNVADKSMSVRVEVVNRTLIPICLRGKSWGLIWPDTAPGSEALLECPQHFVGKKVSRLCSMKDATTPEWQTPDFSLCLFEPLVSRYNKFKSLTLGYQNTSGSGTIFIFWKILQSRSLPLYPGEGDRILSILAEIERYQHIVNPYDLHVSIEALIQIISRILDDKNSILSQQKVLLLLQITQRSLMHWSKVATHPYKHLSLSSLVVDIQELQQHNGDSITHSLQIPIDESMYPNWYDDKTTVRLWKKRQRGVKSNNTLHGIVIVYKNMSHFLPATYVKELDDGTDLEFRINSRVVTVAIPAFNLDKHNKIWVDLQLKHIENQSSSWNVSCGLMDVIGSWDLNSCIANISPGDATTHCLCPSSGTFAVFLTARAVRVVLAKKEQTTLIVIFGCGSCLAQCLISSLILGTFWWKNRNWLNFLKLQCCGALVGAMAVFIYAVYNHLPESSYAIVAITLEAFLLIGMSAPISEALIIYAGLTQVRSSQHFQPTVIAVITGVPILAVLSTELTHKSTGWRHESWWLIFGSGVYNIFVTCATMMFLIFVLLYLGILHKAHALVEENVMKKEAIEARLRMLHRAAIVICGVIAMEASSIFYINSTSIIFHYIFASLSSVLGFVIMIIYIVIGELTIVDVILRKLKWKHDAEEDITSEPIKVCSKSGAEVENDTAPPSSSLSIGEPYLEARGIAAGSIDMREFINESSSSYSKPSVPVTSRFLPEIRIDHSDDINLENYSTSPRKYQEAVVFDTVFSPRSLHCMNEASYGASECCSFREFGKYRESQGQIFIAHNPSPESSAKVLCSADVESRLSGMPDVTLAVKNDVELLSATELKSRDHVNVIPDIANTTERKQPDGEEKAPEIVITNCEATTSGMLDRIAHDLDYLLNRTHSADGT; encoded by the exons ATGTATTCCTCGAAGATGAAGTCCATGGTGATCAGCTTCTCCTTTCTATTTCACTTGACCTTAATCGACGGAGGTTCGACGACGACCGAGGTGTCGTGCGGTAACCGGTTGACGGCACCGAGAGGAGTGATCCAGACCCCAAATTTTCCCCGGTCTTTTCCGGTGCCCATTAAGTGTCGCTGGGTGATCGATGTTTCCGATATTCCAGCGACTAACAGCTCCATCGTCGTCTATTTGACGCAAGTGTACGTGTATAAGGGACTCAGTTTCACCGAGTACGCGTACTACGAATCGGAGAGTATGAATTTTGGCGCCAGTCTGATAAAAGAGATCACCGAGGGCAACGTGTTCGAATACAAATTGTTTAGAACGTTCAGGCCGTTTCTCGTCATCGAGTTCGAGCTCGATCGACTCGAGGGCAATCACGTACGAGTTTTAAACAATTTGCTGGACGTGTACGGGTTCAATGTCACGTATCAGATGACCGAAGACGTGCCAAATTCGGATTGCTGCTCCGTCCAGCATTGCTCCTACTCCGGGAATTGCCTCGTGTCTGGAGACTATAC GAGCTTCTGGTGCGATTGTTTCGAGGGTTTCAGCGGGAAGAATTGTAACCAAGGACCCCTCTGCTTCGACGACAGGAAGAATCCTACTTGCCAAAACGAAGGCACTTGCAA GCAAATTGGAGCAGAAGCAATGACCTGCGAATGCGCCAATGGCTACGTCGGCCGTAACTGTGAGATTCACCTTTTGGATACCGTGGATGGTG AATGCGGGCTCGAGAATTGCATAATACAATGCCCTTACGACAAAGAGGAGCAGCAACCGTGCGTTTGTAGAAATGGCACGAAAATCTACAACA ATCGATCGAGATACGAGTGCAGAATCAAATTGTCGAACGTGACATCCCTGAGGTCTGGGCTGATTACGCAACACGGCAGTGTGGAGTCCTACGTCGGCAAACAG CTTGCAAAGTATTTAAGGAATTCTAATATCTCGTCCATGGAGGATTTACAAATCCTGAGCGTGAC ACCCACATCGGAAATCACTTTCCATTTTTTTGGAAACTCTGAGGATGGAGATAAAATTCGAGAGTCCCTGAACAAATTGGTCCAACGTCGACGGCTCAGCGAGATATCCCTCGAATCGACTCACTTTACCTTTCAACAAAAGCCTGCGCTTAAATTGCAG AGTCTCAGGCTGAATCAGGGAAATGAACACGAAATTCACCCGGGAGATCAATTCGTTCTGTCTTGCGCTGCTCAAGGCAGTTATAACATAAACTTCACATGGTACAAGGACAATATGCTGGTGAACATGAATAAAGCCACCAG GGAAATCTGGTATAGACATCTTCCCAACGATGGTTCTGATTTACACACATCCATATTAACCATCGAAAAAGCGACTTTACTCGATGCGGGTCAATACACTTGTCAAATAGTCGATTGGGGCGTGCAGCAATGTAAGAGTATTTACGTAGATGTGAAAGATGAACCAGATGTAAAAGTGATGCCAATGAGTGCTACTATAGACAAG GGAACCAATATACAATTAACGTGTATGACACCCAACGTGCCCAATATTGGAATAGGATTTGGCTGGACGAAAAACAAAGCTCTGTTGAAGCTAGAACTTGGTAGCGAGGTCTGGGAAGATTTATTTCCTACTGgaagtatattaaaaattacaaacgcGCAG AAATCTGCGATATATACATGTAACGTGGCAGACAAGTCCATGTCCGTTCGCGTGGAAGTTGTGAATCGAACATTAATACCAATTTGCTTGAGGGGGAAATCCTGGGGATTAATCTGGCCAGATACTGCTCCTGGATCTGAAGCATTGTTAGAATGTCCTCAACATTTTGTAGGCAAGAAAGTCTCCAGACTGTGCTCGATGAAAGATGCCACCACTCCTGAATGGCAAACTCCAGATTTTTCCCTTTGTTTGTTCGAACCATTAGTTTCACGTTATAACAAGTTTAAAAGCTTAACACTAGGATATCAAAACACGTCTGGTTCTGGAACAATCTTTATCTTCTGGAAAATTCTACAATCGCGTAGCTTGCCTCTCTATCCTGGCGAAGGTGATCGTATCCTGAGTATCTTGGCGGAAATAGAGCGTTATCAGCATATTGTTAATCCATACGATTTACATGTCTCTATAGAGGCTTTGATACAGATAATTAGTCGAATACTAGATGACAAAAATTCAATCTTAAGCCAACAG AAAGTTCTATTGCTTCTTCAAATAACTCAACGAAGCCTGATGCATTGGTCTAAGGTGGCTACTCATCCTTACAAGCACTTATCTCTTTCTTCATTAGTGGTAGACATTCAAGAATTACAACAACATAATGGAGATAGTATTACCCATTCTCTTCAAATCCCTATAGATGAATccat GTACCCAAATTGGTACGATGACAAAACGACAGTACGATTATGGAAAAAACGACAACGTGGTGTAAAGTCTAATAACACTCTACATGGAATAGTAATTGTTTATAAGAATATGTCTCATTTTCTTCCAGCCACGTATGTCAAGGAACTGGA CGATGGCACAGATCTGGAGTTTCGTATTAATTCTCGAGTCGTCACAGTGGCAATACCTGCCTTCAATTTGGATAAACATAATAAGATTTGGGTAGACCTACAGCTAAAACACATAGAAAATCAGTCGAGTTCATGGAATGTGTCTTGCGGCCTTATGGATGTTATAGGTTCTTGGGATCTCAATAGCTGTATCGCAAATATTTCACCAGGTGATGCCACAACGCATTGTCTCTGCCCTAGTAGCGGAACTTTCGCAGTTTTTTTAACGGCACGTGCTGTAAGG GTAGTACTTGCAAAAAAGGAACAAACCACACTTATCGTGATATttggatgtggtagctgtttGGCACAGTGTCTTATATCTTCTTTGATCCTCGGAACCTTTTGGTGGAAAAATCGTAATTGGTTGAACTTTTTAAAGCTTCAGTGTTGCGGTGCTTTGGTTGGAGCAATGGCTGTTTTCATTTATGCCGTGTATAATCACTTACCAGAG agtTCCTACGCGATCGTAGCGATAACTTTAGAAGCTTTCCTCTTGATTGGTATGTCAGCGCCTATATCGGAAGCTCTCATCATTTATGCTGGTCTAACTCAAGTTCGATCCAGTCAACATTTTCAACCTACTGTCATAGCAGTGATTACTG GTGTCCCTATCTTGGCTGTGTTAAGTACTGAACTTACACACAAAAGCACTGGTTGGAGACACGAGTCATGGTGGTTAATTTTTGGCAGCGGcgtttataatatttttgttacttGCGCAACGATGATGTTTCTTATATTTGTGCTATTGTATTTGGGAATCTTGCACAAGGCTCATGCTCTTGTCGAGGAGAATGTTATGAAAAAGGAAGCAATAGAGGCCAG ACTACGAATGCTTCATCGAGCTGCCATAGTTATTTGCGGTGTCATTGCAATGGAAGCCTCCTCCATCTTTTATATAAATTCTACCTCTATCATCTTTCATTACATATTCGCTTCTCTTTCCTCTGTTTTG GGCTTTGTTATAATGATAATCTACATCGTGATTGGCGAATTAACTATCGTCGATGTAATCTTAAGAAAACTAAAGTGGAAACATGATGCAGAAGAGGATATAACATCCGAGCCAATCAAAg TGTGTTCAAAGAGCGGCGCCGAGGTGGAGAACGATACTGCTCCACCGTCGTCATCCTTAAGTATCGGTGAACCGTATTTAGAAGCTCGCGGGATTGCAGCGGGTAGTATAGACATGCGCGAGTTCATAAACGAGTCCTCATCTTCATATTCGAAACCTTCCGTCCCTGTCACCAGCAGATTCCTGCCAGAGATCCGCATCGATCACTCGGACGATATAAACCTGGAAAATTATAGCACTAGTCCACGAAAGTATCAAGAAGCTGTCGTGTTCGATACCGTGTTTTCCCCACGATCATTGCACTGCATGAACGAGGCGTCATATGGCGCCAGCGAGTGCTGCAGTTTCCGGGAATTTGGTAAATATAGGGAGTCTCAAGGACAAATCTTCATCGCACACAATCCCTCGCCAGAGAGCTCAGCCAAGGTTCTGTGTAGCGCTGACGTCGAATCGCGCTTAAGCGGAATGCCAGATGTAACCTTGGCCGTGAAGAACGACGTCGAATTATTGTCAGCAACGGAACTAAAGAGCAGAGACCATGTGAATGTCATTCCTGACATTGCTAATACTACGGAACGTAAACAACCTGATGGGGAAGAAAAGGCACCTGAAATCGTGATCACAAACTGCGAGGCTACAACGAGTGGTATGCTGGATCGTATTGCACATGATCTTGACTATCTGCTGAATCGTACCCATTCCGCGGATGGAACATAA
- the LOC117156550 gene encoding electron transfer flavoprotein beta subunit lysine methyltransferase-like, translating to MSRVMQAWKKRTNARFDCWTIEKIASFYKSFKRTISNNSTGIDIEKFCDGIVECDSEVARAIFEHTEIVRSHMTPEIQLFLLTPNCNLYHAQYERISESKGIKRSVFLEPFWSIYWPGGQALARFVLDEGRTLFECSKEILDLGAGCGATAIAAKLVGADRVVANDIDRVACTAISMNAILNRVNVKVSHQNLLYELPERTIDVIFIGDMLYDAEIAAALIPWLEKARDNGTRIYLGDPGRHGLTEDLKKRLKVLRHYRLPENVQKENYGYDSCNVWEFCG from the exons ATGTCACGTGTTATGCAGGCATGGAAAAAGAGGACAAACGCTCGATTTG ACTGCTGGACGATCGAGAAAATAGCATCTTTTTACAAATCTTTTAAAAGAACGATTTCCAACAATTCGACGGGCATCGACATCGAGAAATTCTGTGATGGAATCGTTGAATGTGATTCAGAAGTAGCGCGTGCCATTTTTGAGCATACTGAGATCGTTAGGAGCCATATGACGCCAGAGATCcaactatttcttttaactCCCAACTGTAATTTATACCACGCGCAATACGAAAGAATTTCAGAGTCGAAAGGGATAAAGAGAAGCGTTTTCTTGGAACCTTTTTGGTCGATTTATTGGCCAGGTGGACAGGCTCTCGCTAGATTTGTACTGGACGAAGGAAGAACGCTTTTTGAATGCTCGAAGGAAATTTTGGATCTTGGAGCTGGATGTGGTGCCACCGCTATTGCTGCGAAGCTCGTTGGCGCCGACAGGGTTGTTGCCAACGATATCGATAGAG TTGCCTGCACAGCTATTTCCATGAACGCTATTCTGAACCGCGTGAATGTCAAAGTATCTCATCAAAACCTGTTATATGAATTGCCCGAAAGGACAATTGACGTTATTTTCATTGGAGATATGCTGTACGACGCAGAAATTGCTGCTGCTTTAATTCCGTGGCTCGAAAAAGCGCGCGATAATGGGACGAGGATTTATCTGGGAGATCCAGGAAGACACGGTCTGACGGAGGATTTGAAGAAACGTCTGAAAGTTCTGAGACATTACCGGTTGCCAGAGAATGTACAGAAAGAGAATTACGGTTACGACAGTTGCAACGTTTGGGAGTTCTGCGGATAA
- the Madm gene encoding MLF1-adaptor molecule isoform X2, giving the protein MPGSRSSTDPEHKSPRESGEDSEDESEILEESPCGRWLKRREEVEQRDVPGIDCAYLAMDTEEGVEVVWNEVQFSERKNFKAQEEKIQLVFENLTQLEHPNIVKFHRYWTDTHNDKPRVIFITEYMSSGSLKQFLKRTKRNVKKLPLQAWKRWCTQILSALSYLHSCSPPIIHGNLTCDTIFIQHNGLVKIGSVAPDAIHHHVKTCRANMKNMHFVAPEYGNSVTPAIDIYSFGMCALEMAALEIQGNGDTGTIVTEDNVRKTIESLDDAQQKDFIRKCLQVDPLSRPSARELLFHPVLFEVHSLKLLAAHALVNSATNISETITDEVLQRLYGPDTVVAEIKYQGRPPQQIRLSDIPVTEKLEKFVEDVKYGIYPLTAFMAKLPPPVRPRAISPEVTESVKSVTPEPVDVESRRVVNMMCNVKPREESCELLMTILLRMDDKMNRQLTCPVSQLDTSMLLAQELVHFGFINENDRDKIANLIEEALRSCFNKQMMTPGMVSLTNLPTQTTLLLPGSEFQCLQHFDNSMYNATTSHSDSVITNPLPKTSGFPVSSNRNRSHDEMEPPLNAESGS; this is encoded by the exons ATGCCCGGGAGTCGCTCCAGCACGGACCCAGAGCACAAGTCACCGCGGGAAAGTGGTGAAGATTCGGAAGATGAGAGTGAAATCCTGGAGGAGAGCCCCTGCGGGCGGTGGCTCAAACGTCGGGAAGAG gTGGAACAACGTGATGTACCAGGAATCGACTGTGCCTATTTGGCAATGGATACTGAGGAAGGAGTTGAAGTTGTTTGGAATGAGGTGCAATTTTCTGAAAGAAAGAACTTCAAAGCACAAGAAGAAAAGATACAACTTGTATTTGAAAATCTTACACAGTTGGAACATCCTAATATTGTTAAATTTCATAGGTATTGGACAGATACCCATAATGATAAACCTCGG gtTATATTTATAACGGAGTATATGTCCTCTGGGTCTTTAAAACAGTTCCTAAAAAGAACAAAACGCAATGTGAAAAAATTACCCTTGCAAGCATGGAAGCGTTGGTGTACTCAAATACTTTCTGCATTGAG TTATTTGCATTCCTGTTCACCTCCCATTATTCATGGAAATCTTACTTGTGACACTATATTTATTCAACATAATGGGCTCGTAAAAATTGGTTCAG TGGCTCCCGATGCGATTCATCATCATGTTAAAACATGTAGAGCAAACATGAAGAATATGCACTTTGTAGCGCCTGAATATGGAA ACTCTGTAACCCCTGCCATTGATATTTATTCATTCGGAATGTGTGCTCTGGAAATGGCTGCATTGGAAATTCAGGGTAACGGTGATACCGGTACGATCGTGACCGAGGATAACGTTCGAAAAACTATAGAATCGTTAGATGATGCCCAGCAGAAAGATTTCATTCGAAAATGTCTTCAAGTAGACCCACTCAGTAGACCAAGTGCAAGAGAGCTCCTTTTTCATCCTGTCTTATTTGAAGTGCATTCATTAAAATTACTTGCTGCTCATGCTTTGGTTAATTCAGCCA CTAATATTTCAGAAACGATAACAGACGAAGTTTTGCAAAGGCTCTACGGTCCTGATACGGTAGTCGCAGAAATTAAATATCAAGGTCGACCACCGCAGCAGATTCGGTTAAGTGATATTCCTGTTACAGAGAAGTTAGAAAAGTTCGTCGAAGATGTAAA ATATGGTATATATCCCTTGACAGCATTTATGGCGAAATTACCACCACCCGTTCGACCTCGGGCGATATCGCCCGAGGTTACAGAATCGGTGAAATCTGTTACACCCGAACCGGTGGACGTGGAGTCTCGAAGAGTAGTTAATATGATGTGTAACGTTAAGCCTAGAGAAGAAAGTTGTGAATTACTT ATGACAATATTATTACGAATGGATGACAAAATGAATAGGCAATTGACATGTCCTGTGAGTCAATTAGATACTTCAATGCTTCTTGCGCAGGAGCTTGTACATTTTGGATTTATTAATgag AATGATCGTGATAAAATAGCAAATTTAATCGAAGAGGCATTAAGGAGTTGCTTTAATAAGCAAATGATGACACCAGGGATGGTGTCATTAACAAATCTTCCCACCCAAACTACTTTATTGCTGCCCGGCTCAGAATTTCAATGCTTGCAACACTTTGATAATTCTATGTACAACGCGACAACATCTCATAGTGATAGTGTAATAACTAACCCGCTGCCAAAAACCTCAGGTTTCCCTGTATCGAGTAACAGGAACAGAAGTCATGATGAAATGGAACCACCGTTGAATGCCGAGAGCGGTAGTTAA
- the LOC117156548 gene encoding uncharacterized protein LOC117156548 → MGAAVSSGQNNDELVDNLMKSGYIRTRKVEKVFRAIDRADYVLPSHRERAYNDLAWKHGNIHLSAPCVYSEVMESLSLEPGLSFLNLGSGTGYLSTMAGLILDQHGTNHGIELHEDCLNYAYERLEEFKQKSLALDEFDFCEPVFIQGNCLNVAPGRQYDRVYCGAACPENYEGFIKQFVCVGGILVMPFKNHLLRVLRIDENTWIQFKMLPVSFAKLVVPTTSEQPLFHLPECAPLSLQELCRGKIRYCLRRNVWKEHKDLETKKVILLERRRFGPPQQTPLTRFLVPVMRESDESVLDESASDEGDALTRRVCMLLSVNTDPRDLYATAQVRAILLCNMNERQNRQVVNSNDNVDWNNQNPENSSDSNKSVSRTEESSNVQTTSNSTDAKPENKAEVQNFTNVSETYLNLLKHTETLLNISDSDSETEQDETFVQRKKMAKREKTDSSIVEDVNLSNEDNSPRSNTGQSDSEPVDPPDMAEPMDIEPSNSPHDQETVEARYVNSNAFSTYMKEKIHELPLPFSSKLYLNYNRNL, encoded by the exons ATGGGGGCAGCTGTAAGCAGTGGACAAAATAACGATGAATTAGTTGATAACTTAATGAAATCTGGATATATAAGAACAAGAAAAGTGGAAAAAGTATTTAGAGCTATTGATAGAGCAGACTATGTTTTACCATCTCACAGAGAAAGAGCTTACAATGATCTTGCCTGGAAACATGGTAACATTCATTTATCTGCACCATGTGTATATAGCGAGGTGATGGAAAGCCTTTCATTGGAACCAGGATTGAGCTTTTTAAATCTTGGATCAGGAACTGGTTATCTCAGTACAATGGCAGGACTCATATTGG ACCAACATGGAACAAATCATGGTATTGAGTTGCACGAAGATTGTTTAAATTATGCGTACGAGCGACTAGAAGAATTTAAGCAGAAGTCATTAGCACTGGATGAATTTGATTTTTGTGAACCAGTTTTTATACAAG GGAATTGTCTGAATGTTGCACCTGGTAGGCAGTATGACAGAGTATATTGTGGTGCAGCATGTCCCGAAAATTACGAaggatttattaaacaatttgtaTGTGTCGGAGGTATCCTCGTAATGCCGTTTAAAAATCATTTGCTACGTGTACTCAGAATAGATGAAAATACTTGGATACAGTTTAAAATGCTTCCCGTATCGTTCGCAAAGTTAGTCGTGCCTACTACTTCAGAGCAACCGTTATTCCACttac CTGAATGTGCTCCATTATCTTTACAAGAACTATGCAGAGGTAAGATCAGGTACTGTTTGCGGAGAAATGTATGGAAGGAACACAAAGATCTGGAAACGAAAAAAGTAATTCTATTAGAACGGCGAAGATTTGGTCCTCCACAGCAAACCCCCTTAACAAGATTTCTAGTTCCTGTGATGAGAGAATCTGATGAATCGGTGTTGGATGAATCAGCGTCAGATGAAGGTGATGCACTTACGAGAAGGGTATGCATGTTGCTCAGTGTAAACACTGATCCTAGAGATCTGTACGCAACTGCTCAAGTACGAGCTATCTTACTGTGTAACATGAACGAAAGACAGAATAGGCAAGTAGTAAACAGTAATGATAACGTTGACTGGAACAATCAGAATCCTGAAAATTCTTCGGATAGTAATAAGTCCGTTTCGCGGACAGAAGAATCAAGCAATGTACAGACTACTTCCAATTCGACAGATGCAAAACCTGAGAATAAAGCAGAGGTACAGAATTTCACCAATGTCAGCGAAACCTATTTGAATTTACTGAAACATACTGAAACGTTGTTGAATATAAGTGACAGTGATAGCGAAACAGAACAGGACGAGACTTTTGTTCAGCGTAAAAAAATGGCTAAACGGGAGAAAACGGACAGCAGTATCGTAGAAGACGTAAACTTGAGCAACGAAGATAATAGCCCTAGATCGAATACCGGTCAGTCAGACTCAGAACCTGTCGATCCTCCGGACATGGCGGAACCGATGGACATCGAACCTTCCAATAGCCCCCATGACCAAGAAACAGTAGAAGCCCGTTACGTGAACAGTAATGCCTTTTCTACGTATATGAAAGAGAAAATACATGAGTTACCATTACCTTTCTCATCAAAGTTGTACCTAAATTATAATCGTAATCTGTAA
- the LOC117156551 gene encoding uncharacterized protein LOC117156551 encodes MTRCQNLRCTKQSYASSTMTDSGSLSWIEQKEMPRCPRSTITCGMLPTLRALASKECENSQGTICLVPFDANMDSASHLQIILLEAYCRETGIKVLRVSRERIRDHLCPGSGDLSCVLISNDDPYFLDTPE; translated from the exons ATGACGCGTTGCCAAAACTTACGCTGTACGAAACAATCCTACGCATCATCTACGATGACTGACAG TGGCAGTTTATCATGGATCGAACAGAAAGAAATGCCAAGATGTCCTAGAAGTACAATAACTTGCGGTATGCTACCGACGTTAAGAGCCTTGGCATCCAAGGAATGCGAGAACAGCCAGGGTACTATCTGCCTCGTGCCGTTCGACGCTAACATGGATTCCGCCAGTCATCTACAGATAATACTATTGGAAGCATATTGCCGCGAGACGGGGATCAAGGTGTTGAGAGTATCCAGAGAGAGAATACGGGATCATCTATGCCCTGGAAGCGGCGATTTATCCTGCGTTCTCATCTCCAACGACGATCCATATTTCTTAGATACTCCGGAGTGA
- the Madm gene encoding MLF1-adaptor molecule isoform X1, giving the protein MPGSRSSTDPEHKSPRESGEDSEDESEILEESPCGRWLKRREEVYVGSKSTLAEGSTFGAARGSENEVTEMEVEQRDVPGIDCAYLAMDTEEGVEVVWNEVQFSERKNFKAQEEKIQLVFENLTQLEHPNIVKFHRYWTDTHNDKPRVIFITEYMSSGSLKQFLKRTKRNVKKLPLQAWKRWCTQILSALSYLHSCSPPIIHGNLTCDTIFIQHNGLVKIGSVAPDAIHHHVKTCRANMKNMHFVAPEYGNSVTPAIDIYSFGMCALEMAALEIQGNGDTGTIVTEDNVRKTIESLDDAQQKDFIRKCLQVDPLSRPSARELLFHPVLFEVHSLKLLAAHALVNSATNISETITDEVLQRLYGPDTVVAEIKYQGRPPQQIRLSDIPVTEKLEKFVEDVKYGIYPLTAFMAKLPPPVRPRAISPEVTESVKSVTPEPVDVESRRVVNMMCNVKPREESCELLMTILLRMDDKMNRQLTCPVSQLDTSMLLAQELVHFGFINENDRDKIANLIEEALRSCFNKQMMTPGMVSLTNLPTQTTLLLPGSEFQCLQHFDNSMYNATTSHSDSVITNPLPKTSGFPVSSNRNRSHDEMEPPLNAESGS; this is encoded by the exons ATGCCCGGGAGTCGCTCCAGCACGGACCCAGAGCACAAGTCACCGCGGGAAAGTGGTGAAGATTCGGAAGATGAGAGTGAAATCCTGGAGGAGAGCCCCTGCGGGCGGTGGCTCAAACGTCGGGAAGAG GTATATGTAGGTTCCAAGTCCACGTTAGCCGAAGGCTCTACCTTTGGAGCAGCCAGAGGCAGTGAAAACGAAGTTACTGAAATGGAG gTGGAACAACGTGATGTACCAGGAATCGACTGTGCCTATTTGGCAATGGATACTGAGGAAGGAGTTGAAGTTGTTTGGAATGAGGTGCAATTTTCTGAAAGAAAGAACTTCAAAGCACAAGAAGAAAAGATACAACTTGTATTTGAAAATCTTACACAGTTGGAACATCCTAATATTGTTAAATTTCATAGGTATTGGACAGATACCCATAATGATAAACCTCGG gtTATATTTATAACGGAGTATATGTCCTCTGGGTCTTTAAAACAGTTCCTAAAAAGAACAAAACGCAATGTGAAAAAATTACCCTTGCAAGCATGGAAGCGTTGGTGTACTCAAATACTTTCTGCATTGAG TTATTTGCATTCCTGTTCACCTCCCATTATTCATGGAAATCTTACTTGTGACACTATATTTATTCAACATAATGGGCTCGTAAAAATTGGTTCAG TGGCTCCCGATGCGATTCATCATCATGTTAAAACATGTAGAGCAAACATGAAGAATATGCACTTTGTAGCGCCTGAATATGGAA ACTCTGTAACCCCTGCCATTGATATTTATTCATTCGGAATGTGTGCTCTGGAAATGGCTGCATTGGAAATTCAGGGTAACGGTGATACCGGTACGATCGTGACCGAGGATAACGTTCGAAAAACTATAGAATCGTTAGATGATGCCCAGCAGAAAGATTTCATTCGAAAATGTCTTCAAGTAGACCCACTCAGTAGACCAAGTGCAAGAGAGCTCCTTTTTCATCCTGTCTTATTTGAAGTGCATTCATTAAAATTACTTGCTGCTCATGCTTTGGTTAATTCAGCCA CTAATATTTCAGAAACGATAACAGACGAAGTTTTGCAAAGGCTCTACGGTCCTGATACGGTAGTCGCAGAAATTAAATATCAAGGTCGACCACCGCAGCAGATTCGGTTAAGTGATATTCCTGTTACAGAGAAGTTAGAAAAGTTCGTCGAAGATGTAAA ATATGGTATATATCCCTTGACAGCATTTATGGCGAAATTACCACCACCCGTTCGACCTCGGGCGATATCGCCCGAGGTTACAGAATCGGTGAAATCTGTTACACCCGAACCGGTGGACGTGGAGTCTCGAAGAGTAGTTAATATGATGTGTAACGTTAAGCCTAGAGAAGAAAGTTGTGAATTACTT ATGACAATATTATTACGAATGGATGACAAAATGAATAGGCAATTGACATGTCCTGTGAGTCAATTAGATACTTCAATGCTTCTTGCGCAGGAGCTTGTACATTTTGGATTTATTAATgag AATGATCGTGATAAAATAGCAAATTTAATCGAAGAGGCATTAAGGAGTTGCTTTAATAAGCAAATGATGACACCAGGGATGGTGTCATTAACAAATCTTCCCACCCAAACTACTTTATTGCTGCCCGGCTCAGAATTTCAATGCTTGCAACACTTTGATAATTCTATGTACAACGCGACAACATCTCATAGTGATAGTGTAATAACTAACCCGCTGCCAAAAACCTCAGGTTTCCCTGTATCGAGTAACAGGAACAGAAGTCATGATGAAATGGAACCACCGTTGAATGCCGAGAGCGGTAGTTAA